Proteins from a genomic interval of Helicoverpa zea isolate HzStark_Cry1AcR chromosome 13, ilHelZeax1.1, whole genome shotgun sequence:
- the LOC124635992 gene encoding uncharacterized protein LOC124635992, which yields MILFAFLLAVSTAAIVDVVEEPPCPSCVLVNTTCYNISHLLELDAPFRKRIVIHKIDLQRSKDVLYFSFEPTFEDEEYYKIGFVDLEQPDEHGIISGTQILNFGTFDIDQANNLIYFGGSDGIFILDNNLKTFSSYSSRGDTITNVFYKNQLYFTRYEDKGIIVKKGDYFQTILEDWPIRKFLVVEKENVNYVIFLSNLGLFVSKGNTVHRISKNAYFRGLTMDLDGNVYAWWLDGIYKVMLSKNVAYSTLVRVAKLPTIGAMAFDNNNNILFTSDKSLFIMKQTEHNNCGVVKPAKPRY from the coding sequence ATGATTTTGTTCGCGTTTCTTCTGGCGGTTTCTACGGCAGCTATCGTCGATGTCGTAGAAGAACCTCCGTGCCCGTCATGCGTCCTAGTGAACACCACGTGCTATAATATATCGCATCTCCTAGAACTCGATGCTCCCTTCAGAAAACGCATCGTTATTCACAAGATAGATCTCCAGCGATCCAAGGACGTCCTATACTTCAGTTTCGAACCCACATTCGAAGACGAAGAATATTACAAGATCGGCTTCGTGGATCTAGAGCAACCCGATGAACATGGAATAATTTCTGGCACTCAGATACTTAATTTCGGAACATTCGACATAGATCAGGCAAACAACTTGATTTATTTCGGCGGCAGTgatggaatatttattttagataacaatttgaaaactttttcatcTTACAGTAGTAGAGGAGATACGATAACGAATGTGTTTTACAAAAATCAATTATATTTCACGAGGTATGAAGATAAAGGCATTATTGTGAAGAAAGGCGATTACTTCCAAACAATATTGGAAGATTGGCCGATCAGGAAGTTTTTAGTGGTAGAAAAAGAAAAcgttaattatgttattttcttaAGTAATTTAGGTTTGTTTGTGAGTAAAGGTAATACTGTGCATCGTATTTCTAAAAATGCGTACTTCAGAGGTTTAACTATGGATTTAGATGGAAATGTGTATGCCTGGTGGCTGGATGGTATTTACAAAGTTATGCTTTCAAAGAATGTGGCGTATTCAACTCTTGTGAGAGTAGCGAAGCTCCCTACTATTGGTGCCATGGCTTTTGACAATAATAACAACATTCTTTTCACTTCTGATAAGTCTTTGTTTATTATGAAGCAAACTGAACACAATAATTGTGGCGTGGTCAAACCAGCTAAACCGagatattaa